A part of Halobaculum sp. MBLA0143 genomic DNA contains:
- the mre11 gene encoding DNA double-strand break repair protein Mre11, producing the protein MTRIVHTGDTHVGYRQYHSPERRQDFVDAFERVVTDAVETDADAVVHAGDLFHDRRPELPDLLGVLSLLRELESAAVPFLAVVGNHESTRGGQWLDLFESLGLATRLGDEPTVVGDTAFYGLDHVPEARRDELDYEFADHDAAAAALVAHGLFTPFPHADWETETVLSESTVDFDAVLLGDNHTPDTAQVDDTWVTYPGSTERASASERDPRGYNVVRFETDADGATVDVRRRTIETRPFVFVDVELGPGEGVDRVRDRLRERDLTDAVVIVEVEGDGETVTPAEVESFATERGALVARVNDRREVDPETATASVEFADPDRAVRERLAETDLSVPAREVDELVRDDEVTDSNVRERVTRRVRERLDADSLVDDVATTGPAEVDDDVAADGDTTDDDIDTDTVETADDPDGTAETTHDANDAEDADDAVETTDDADDTDNTDDTVEATDDADDTDNTDDTVETTDDTDDTDNTDDTVETTDDTDDTDNTDDTVETTDDTDDTDNTDDTVETTDDTDDTDDADDTAQLTMEDLT; encoded by the coding sequence GTGACACGTATCGTCCACACGGGGGACACACACGTCGGCTACCGGCAGTACCACTCGCCGGAGCGCCGGCAGGACTTCGTGGACGCCTTCGAACGAGTGGTCACGGACGCGGTGGAGACGGACGCCGACGCCGTCGTCCACGCGGGTGACCTGTTCCACGACCGTCGGCCGGAGTTGCCGGATCTGCTGGGTGTGTTGTCTCTGCTCCGGGAGTTGGAGTCGGCTGCGGTGCCGTTCCTCGCGGTCGTCGGTAACCACGAGTCCACCCGCGGCGGCCAGTGGCTCGACCTGTTCGAGTCGTTGGGGCTGGCGACCCGGCTGGGCGACGAGCCGACGGTCGTGGGCGACACCGCCTTCTACGGCCTGGATCACGTCCCCGAGGCTCGCCGGGACGAACTGGACTACGAGTTCGCCGACCACGACGCCGCGGCGGCCGCCCTCGTCGCCCACGGGTTGTTCACCCCGTTCCCGCACGCCGACTGGGAGACGGAGACGGTGTTGTCGGAGTCGACCGTCGACTTCGACGCCGTCCTGCTGGGCGACAACCACACGCCCGACACGGCCCAGGTGGACGACACCTGGGTGACGTACCCCGGGTCGACGGAGCGCGCCTCCGCCAGCGAGCGCGACCCGCGGGGGTACAACGTCGTCCGGTTCGAGACGGACGCCGACGGCGCGACCGTCGACGTGCGTCGCCGGACGATCGAGACCCGGCCGTTCGTGTTCGTCGACGTTGAACTGGGGCCCGGCGAGGGGGTCGACCGCGTCCGCGACCGACTCCGCGAACGCGACCTGACGGACGCGGTCGTGATCGTGGAAGTCGAGGGCGACGGCGAGACCGTCACCCCCGCCGAGGTGGAGTCGTTTGCGACGGAGCGTGGGGCGCTCGTCGCCCGTGTCAACGACCGCCGGGAGGTCGACCCGGAGACGGCGACGGCGTCCGTGGAGTTCGCCGATCCGGACCGTGCCGTCCGCGAACGGCTGGCGGAGACGGACCTCTCCGTGCCGGCCCGCGAGGTGGACGAGCTCGTCCGCGACGACGAGGTCACGGACAGCAACGTCCGCGAGCGGGTCACCCGCCGGGTCCGCGAACGACTCGACGCCGACAGTCTCGTCGACGACGTGGCGACGACCGGACCCGCAGAGGTAGACGACGACGTGGCGGCGGACGGTGACACGACGGACGACGACATCGACACCGACACTGTGGAGACGGCAGACGACCCCGACGGCACCGCAGAGACGACACACGACGCGAACGACGCGGAAGACGCCGATGACGCCGTGGAGACGACAGACGACGCGGACGACACTGACAACACTGACGACACTGTGGAGGCGACAGACGACGCGGACGACACTGACAACACTGACGACACTGTGGAGACGACAGACGACACGGACGACACTGACAACACTGACGACACTGTGGAGACGACAGACGACACGGACGACACTGACAACACTGACGACACTGTGGAGACGACAGACGACACGGACGACACTGACAACACTGACGACACTGTGGAGACGACAGACGACACGGACGACACCGACGACGCCGACGACACCGCTCAGCTCACGATGGAGGACCTGACGTGA
- a CDS encoding PAS domain-containing protein yields the protein MTLASSPRPGLRDWLRTALGGEQAAFRERLSDRLDGASVAGAATARDRLSTEPAGASLGAFAEAVDTPRERRLAWRAWVVDRLPIGVTLTGAAYHDNPLLYANAGFRALTGYDAAALAGQNPRLLQTDATDRESVADFVEALRTWEPVTVEIRNERADGVPFDNRVSLVPVTGADGTVENWFGLQAAVAWPEGRPEEADAVGADATTEL from the coding sequence GTGACACTGGCGTCGTCGCCGCGGCCGGGGCTGCGAGACTGGCTCCGGACGGCACTCGGCGGTGAGCAGGCGGCGTTCCGGGAACGGCTGTCCGATCGACTCGACGGGGCGTCGGTCGCGGGAGCGGCGACGGCCCGCGACCGACTGTCGACGGAGCCGGCCGGGGCCTCGCTGGGGGCGTTCGCCGAGGCCGTCGACACCCCCCGCGAGCGCCGGCTGGCCTGGCGTGCGTGGGTGGTGGACCGACTCCCAATCGGCGTGACCCTCACCGGCGCGGCGTACCACGACAACCCCCTGCTGTACGCGAACGCCGGGTTCCGGGCGCTGACGGGGTACGACGCCGCGGCGCTGGCGGGTCAGAACCCCAGACTCCTCCAGACCGACGCGACCGACCGGGAGTCGGTCGCCGACTTCGTGGAGGCACTGCGAACCTGGGAGCCCGTCACCGTCGAGATCCGCAACGAACGGGCCGACGGCGTCCCGTTCGACAACCGCGTCTCGTTGGTGCCGGTCACGGGGGCGGACGGCACCGTCGAGAACTGGTTCGGACTCCAGGCTGCCGTCGCGTGGCCGGAGGGTCGCCCCGAGGAGGCGGACGCCGTCGGAGCCGACGCGACGACTGAACTTTGA
- a CDS encoding deoxyhypusine synthase, with protein MTDDTDEAGYEPPERELFEDDPVGHATVAGGMTVAELVAQYGDAGIGAAAVHEATDVTAEMLGDDDCTVFLSLAGAMVPTGMRRIVADLIRDGYVDALVTTGANLTHDAIEAIGGKHHHGEEGPGHAAQYDHEGHGHAGGEGGRDHGEGEHGHDHGDSEHDHDESGEHGAADDTDGDGDGEPSTLRDHDEQLRAEEVDRIYNVYLPQEHFALFEDHLREEVFPPLAEEGTVSIARLCAELGRANAAVNEQEGIDEGPGVAAAAYEADVPIYCPAVQDSVLGLQAWMYTQTSDMRLDATADMTPLTDQAFDADAAGCLLVGGGVPKNFTLQTMLVTPRAYDYAVQITMDPEATGGLSGATLDEARSWGKLEENARNASVYGDATVFLPLLVAAARERIEG; from the coding sequence GTGACAGACGACACGGACGAGGCGGGGTACGAGCCGCCCGAGCGGGAGCTGTTCGAGGACGACCCGGTGGGGCACGCGACGGTCGCCGGCGGGATGACGGTCGCGGAGCTGGTGGCACAGTACGGCGACGCCGGGATCGGCGCCGCAGCCGTCCACGAGGCCACAGACGTGACCGCCGAGATGCTGGGCGACGACGACTGCACCGTCTTCCTCTCGCTCGCGGGTGCGATGGTGCCGACTGGGATGCGCCGGATCGTCGCGGACCTGATCCGCGACGGCTACGTCGACGCGCTCGTCACCACGGGCGCGAATCTCACCCACGACGCCATCGAGGCGATCGGCGGGAAACACCACCACGGAGAGGAAGGGCCGGGCCACGCCGCACAGTACGATCACGAGGGGCACGGACACGCCGGTGGCGAGGGTGGACGCGACCACGGCGAGGGTGAGCACGGCCACGATCACGGCGACAGTGAGCACGATCACGACGAGAGCGGCGAGCACGGGGCGGCCGACGACACGGACGGCGACGGAGACGGGGAGCCGTCGACGCTGCGGGACCACGACGAACAGTTGCGCGCCGAGGAGGTCGACCGGATCTACAACGTCTACCTCCCGCAGGAACACTTCGCGCTGTTCGAAGACCACCTCCGCGAGGAGGTGTTCCCGCCGTTGGCGGAGGAGGGCACCGTCTCCATCGCTCGGCTGTGTGCGGAACTCGGCCGGGCGAACGCCGCGGTGAACGAGCAGGAGGGAATCGACGAGGGGCCGGGCGTCGCGGCTGCGGCCTACGAGGCGGACGTGCCGATCTACTGTCCGGCCGTGCAGGACTCCGTGCTGGGGCTCCAGGCGTGGATGTACACCCAGACGAGCGACATGCGGCTGGACGCGACGGCGGACATGACACCGCTGACGGACCAGGCGTTCGACGCCGACGCCGCGGGCTGTCTGCTCGTCGGCGGGGGCGTCCCGAAGAACTTCACCCTCCAGACGATGCTCGTCACGCCGCGGGCGTACGACTACGCCGTCCAGATCACGATGGATCCGGAGGCGACCGGCGGGCTGTCGGGCGCGACGCTGGACGAAGCTCGCTCCTGGGGGAAACTGGAGGAGAATGCTCGAAACGCCTCCGTCTACGGCGACGCGACCGTGTTCCTCCCGTTGTTGGTGGCGGCCGCGAGAGAACGGATCGAAGGGTGA
- a CDS encoding GAF domain-containing protein yields the protein MADPIRVLHVDDDAGFADLAATLLERVDDAVTVETETTAEDGLARLDDGESFDCVVSDYDMPGLDGIEFLERVREREPDLPFLLFTGKGSESIAGEAISAGATDYLQKDSGTEQYELLANRIVNAVEQYRASRRASASRRRYSAMFEYATDAVAWTEFDGDTPVIQEANPAFEETFGDGSPLVGRPLDEIVADPRRRGAAREVSREVTDGNVIEREVTRDTPDGPREFLLRAVPVDAAAAEVTASFALYTDISEQKRRERQLEALGRQTTALLDTTSPVETARVAVETSETVLGASLCGVHLLSADGQTLRGVAATDSVYREFGETPDYDRDEDSVASRLIWRVFDTGEPVVIDDTTADPALSAATDVGSAIVYPLGDHGVLVVSAPEPGAFDATDEFLTDVLAASLRTALDQVSDEARLRAREAELAASRDRFRALFDNLTQPTVEIDFETGEPIVVGVNEAFESVFGYDGDRLVDESLNDHLVPDEESARTEATALDERTMAGERVERVEVSRETATGTREFLLQTATYDDGAGGFATYVDVTDDRRYERKLTALNEFAAALADAGSVDEIYERTVAAAADTLAFDWCVLTTVADGAFRLQAASEGAPQNVDEYLLDPDQGLAGRTVETGDSYITSDTQGDGRADPVTEAFRSGLTVPVGDDGVFQAISAEPDAFDETDLELAELLCAHAAAAVSRRSRERELERQNERLDRFADVVTHDLRSPLNAAAGRVELARETGDDEHLAAAQRALDRSGALVDNVLALAREGTAVTEPEPVDLADAAREAWETTTAPGTRLRVQTDRVVRADRSRLCRLLENLLRNAAEHGGETVCVTDTPTGFAVEDDGPGVPAAERDRVFESGYSTDRDGTGFGLAIVSEIADAHGWEIRLAEGGGGGARFEIDGVAFVG from the coding sequence ATGGCGGACCCGATACGGGTGCTCCACGTCGACGACGACGCGGGGTTCGCCGACCTGGCGGCGACGCTGCTCGAACGGGTCGACGACGCTGTAACGGTAGAGACGGAGACAACGGCGGAAGACGGGCTCGCTCGCCTCGACGACGGGGAGTCGTTCGACTGTGTCGTCTCCGACTACGACATGCCTGGCCTCGACGGAATCGAGTTCCTCGAACGGGTTCGGGAGCGCGAACCGGACCTGCCGTTCCTCCTGTTCACTGGGAAAGGGTCGGAGTCGATCGCCGGAGAGGCGATCTCCGCGGGGGCGACGGACTACCTCCAGAAGGACAGCGGGACGGAACAGTACGAACTCCTGGCCAACCGAATCGTCAACGCCGTCGAACAGTACCGCGCCAGCCGGCGGGCCTCGGCGTCCCGCCGCCGTTACTCCGCGATGTTCGAGTACGCGACGGACGCCGTCGCCTGGACGGAGTTCGACGGTGACACTCCGGTGATCCAAGAGGCGAACCCGGCGTTCGAGGAGACGTTCGGCGACGGCTCCCCGTTGGTCGGCCGACCGTTAGACGAGATCGTCGCCGACCCACGGCGCCGCGGGGCGGCGCGGGAGGTCAGCCGCGAGGTGACGGACGGGAACGTGATCGAGCGCGAGGTGACACGCGACACCCCCGACGGGCCCCGGGAGTTCCTCCTCCGAGCGGTGCCGGTCGATGCCGCCGCCGCCGAGGTGACCGCCAGCTTCGCGCTGTACACGGACATCTCCGAGCAGAAGCGTCGCGAGCGACAGTTGGAGGCGCTCGGGCGCCAGACGACCGCACTGCTCGACACCACCTCCCCCGTCGAGACCGCTCGGGTCGCCGTCGAGACCAGCGAGACGGTCCTGGGGGCGTCGCTGTGTGGCGTCCACCTCCTGTCTGCCGACGGCCAGACGCTCCGTGGCGTCGCCGCGACCGACTCCGTCTACCGAGAGTTCGGCGAGACGCCCGACTACGACCGCGACGAGGACAGCGTCGCCAGCCGACTGATCTGGAGGGTGTTCGACACCGGAGAGCCGGTCGTGATCGACGACACGACCGCGGACCCGGCGCTGTCGGCGGCGACGGATGTCGGCAGCGCGATCGTCTACCCGTTGGGCGACCACGGCGTGCTCGTCGTTTCGGCGCCCGAGCCCGGCGCGTTCGACGCCACCGACGAGTTCCTGACGGACGTGCTCGCCGCGTCGCTCCGCACCGCCCTAGACCAGGTGTCCGACGAGGCGCGGCTCCGTGCCCGAGAGGCGGAGCTGGCCGCCAGCCGCGACCGGTTCCGCGCACTGTTCGACAACCTCACGCAGCCGACCGTGGAGATAGACTTCGAGACGGGCGAGCCGATCGTCGTCGGCGTCAACGAGGCGTTCGAGTCCGTGTTCGGCTACGACGGCGACCGGCTCGTCGACGAGTCGCTCAACGACCACCTCGTCCCCGACGAGGAGTCGGCCCGCACGGAGGCGACGGCGTTGGACGAGCGGACGATGGCCGGTGAACGGGTCGAGCGCGTGGAGGTGTCCCGCGAGACCGCGACCGGCACCCGGGAGTTCCTGCTCCAGACGGCCACCTACGACGACGGCGCCGGCGGCTTCGCGACGTACGTCGACGTGACGGACGACCGACGCTACGAGCGGAAGCTCACGGCGTTGAACGAGTTCGCGGCCGCGCTCGCCGACGCCGGCTCCGTCGACGAGATCTACGAGCGGACGGTCGCGGCCGCCGCCGACACGCTCGCGTTCGACTGGTGTGTCCTCACCACCGTCGCGGACGGCGCCTTCCGACTCCAGGCCGCCTCCGAGGGCGCACCCCAGAACGTCGACGAGTACCTCCTCGACCCCGATCAGGGGCTGGCGGGCCGGACCGTAGAGACCGGGGACAGCTACATCACGAGCGACACCCAGGGCGACGGTCGGGCCGACCCGGTCACGGAGGCGTTCCGCTCCGGACTGACCGTGCCGGTCGGCGACGACGGCGTGTTCCAGGCCATCTCCGCCGAGCCCGACGCCTTCGACGAGACGGATCTCGAACTGGCGGAGCTGCTGTGTGCCCACGCGGCCGCGGCCGTCAGCCGCCGTAGCCGGGAACGAGAGCTGGAGCGCCAGAACGAACGGCTCGACCGGTTCGCCGACGTAGTGACACACGACCTCCGGAGCCCCCTGAACGCCGCCGCCGGTCGGGTGGAACTCGCCCGAGAGACCGGCGACGACGAGCACCTCGCGGCCGCACAACGCGCGCTCGACCGGAGTGGCGCACTTGTCGACAACGTGCTCGCGCTCGCCCGCGAGGGCACCGCCGTCACGGAGCCCGAACCGGTCGACCTCGCCGACGCCGCCCGCGAAGCCTGGGAGACGACCACCGCGCCCGGCACCAGACTCCGGGTGCAGACTGATCGGGTCGTCCGTGCCGACCGGAGCCGACTGTGTCGGCTGCTGGAGAATCTCCTCCGCAACGCCGCCGAACACGGCGGCGAGACGGTGTGTGTGACGGACACGCCGACCGGCTTCGCGGTCGAAGACGACGGGCCAGGCGTCCCCGCGGCAGAGCGTGACCGCGTGTTCGAGTCCGGCTACTCCACCGACCGCGACGGCACCGGGTTCGGGCTCGCCATCGTCTCCGAGATCGCCGACGCCCACGGCTGGGAGATCAGACTCGCGGAAGGCGGTGGAGGGGGTGCGCGGTTCGAGATCGACGGCGTGGCGTTCGTGGGCTGA
- a CDS encoding CoA-binding protein → MPVTDDAGLRELLSADTVAVVGCSTTPGKPAHDVPRYLREHGYEVVPVNPYADEVFGVPAADGLADVDREVALVNVFRPSEEVPGIVDDVLARRERVGDAWGLWLQLGIEAGDALARAETAGLRATQDRCLKVEHGRLID, encoded by the coding sequence GTGCCAGTGACAGACGACGCCGGACTGCGAGAACTGCTCTCGGCCGACACGGTCGCCGTCGTCGGCTGTTCGACCACGCCCGGCAAGCCGGCACACGACGTGCCGCGGTACCTCCGGGAGCACGGCTACGAGGTGGTTCCGGTCAACCCGTACGCCGACGAGGTCTTCGGCGTTCCCGCGGCCGACGGGCTCGCGGACGTCGACCGCGAGGTCGCCCTCGTGAACGTGTTCCGTCCGAGCGAGGAGGTGCCGGGGATCGTCGACGACGTGCTCGCTCGTCGGGAGCGCGTCGGCGACGCGTGGGGGCTGTGGCTCCAGCTCGGGATCGAAGCCGGCGACGCGCTCGCACGCGCGGAGACCGCCGGGCTCCGGGCCACACAGGACCGGTGTCTGAAGGTGGAACACGGGCGGCTGATCGACTGA
- a CDS encoding type II toxin-antitoxin system VapC family toxin translates to MSGPANTPLFVDTGAFFAHFTADAARHDSARTTMEAIRTGELRYKPLYTTGYVLGELATLIVRKVGHDQALRAIRRVRGSDAVRVLHPGRETVDAVVDEFERFDDQQISFVDHVTAVTADEYHVDHVFAFDDDFRTLGFTLVPADVRVPES, encoded by the coding sequence GTGAGCGGGCCCGCCAACACACCCCTGTTCGTGGACACTGGCGCTTTCTTCGCACACTTCACCGCCGACGCGGCGAGACACGACTCTGCACGGACGACGATGGAGGCGATCCGAACTGGTGAGTTACGCTACAAGCCACTGTACACCACCGGGTACGTCCTCGGCGAACTGGCGACACTCATCGTCAGAAAGGTCGGCCACGACCAAGCACTCCGGGCGATCCGACGTGTCCGTGGTTCCGACGCCGTTCGCGTCCTCCATCCGGGCCGGGAGACCGTCGACGCCGTCGTGGACGAGTTCGAACGGTTCGACGACCAACAGATCTCTTTCGTAGACCACGTGACAGCCGTCACGGCCGACGAGTACCACGTCGATCACGTGTTCGCGTTCGACGACGACTTTCGGACGCTGGGGTTCACACTGGTCCCGGCCGATGTGCGGGTCCCGGAGTCGTGA
- a CDS encoding RAD55 family ATPase, with translation MYEVGPLETQIEPGSNVLISGPSMTGKRDLALDILGEGTDDGEGAIFVTTKDGADRVLELYEQRTPYDGKPVAVVDCVTRQQGGNVRDDDRIKYASSPVDMTRIGIQLSEFLEAFYQERNIRQNRVALHSLSTLLMYSDLQTVFRFLHVFTGRIQSVDGLGLYVIDSTAHDDQTMNTLKQLFDGVVRTHEDDPVEVRLAE, from the coding sequence ATGTATGAGGTAGGGCCGCTGGAGACGCAGATCGAACCGGGGTCGAACGTCCTGATCTCTGGGCCGTCGATGACGGGCAAGCGCGACCTCGCCCTGGACATCCTGGGCGAGGGAACGGACGACGGCGAGGGAGCGATCTTCGTCACGACGAAGGACGGTGCAGACAGAGTGTTGGAGCTGTACGAACAACGGACGCCGTACGACGGCAAGCCGGTGGCGGTCGTCGACTGCGTCACCCGACAACAGGGCGGGAACGTGCGCGACGACGACCGTATCAAGTACGCCTCCTCCCCGGTCGACATGACGCGAATCGGGATCCAGCTGTCGGAGTTCCTGGAGGCGTTCTACCAGGAACGGAACATCCGACAGAATCGAGTGGCGCTCCACTCGCTTTCTACGTTGTTGATGTACTCCGACCTCCAGACTGTCTTCCGTTTCCTCCACGTGTTCACCGGTCGGATCCAGAGCGTCGACGGGCTCGGACTGTACGTCATCGACTCCACCGCCCACGACGACCAGACGATGAACACGCTCAAGCAGCTGTTCGACGGCGTCGTCCGCACACACGAGGACGACCCGGTGGAAGTCCGTCTCGCGGAGTGA
- a CDS encoding class I SAM-dependent methyltransferase, producing the protein MSDTPEELRRRSGKSATEIRDAYDHDEAETTSRIKRRIAARTRRHQFGDVDGRVLDVACGTGTNFRHFPESAEVFGVDISGDMLEVARDGATELDGRVGLQQMDAQRLSLEAGSFDYVVSALSTCTFPDPIEALNEMGRVCKPSGQVRLLEHHKWQFGPLGELQERSAEEEYRRVGCRLYDDPAKVVEQSDLDVVGRRRWRLPPFTGVVARPPSP; encoded by the coding sequence ATGTCGGACACGCCGGAGGAACTCAGACGTCGGTCGGGAAAGTCTGCGACGGAGATCAGAGACGCCTACGACCACGACGAAGCCGAGACGACCTCTCGGATCAAACGGCGCATCGCTGCTCGCACCCGCCGACACCAGTTCGGCGACGTCGACGGCCGTGTTCTCGACGTTGCCTGCGGAACTGGAACGAACTTTCGGCACTTCCCCGAGTCTGCCGAGGTCTTCGGTGTCGACATCAGCGGGGACATGCTCGAGGTCGCTCGTGACGGAGCGACCGAACTCGATGGGCGTGTGGGGCTCCAACAGATGGACGCCCAACGCCTCTCGTTGGAGGCCGGCTCGTTCGACTACGTCGTCTCCGCGCTGTCGACCTGCACGTTCCCAGATCCGATCGAGGCTCTGAACGAGATGGGGCGTGTCTGCAAGCCATCTGGACAAGTTCGACTTCTCGAGCACCACAAGTGGCAGTTCGGACCCCTCGGAGAGTTGCAGGAACGGAGTGCCGAAGAGGAGTACCGACGTGTCGGGTGTCGACTGTACGACGATCCGGCGAAAGTCGTCGAGCAGTCAGATTTGGACGTCGTCGGTCGCCGCCGATGGCGGCTCCCTCCGTTCACGGGTGTCGTCGCTCGTCCACCGTCACCCTGA
- a CDS encoding Nif3-like dinuclear metal center hexameric protein has protein sequence MQRQTLADRLDEELDTGAYADVDASANGLQIAETTATREIDHVAFAVDAVTATAEAAADAGADLLVTHHGVVWGGLDRVTDRTYDRVAAFTDRDLDLYVSHLPLDGHPEHGNAAGVADCLGLEDREPFGSLGPETIGQLGVAGESYTTGELTAVLESELDHDGEGVQVLDFGPEEIETVAVVTGAGGDWLDEAVVAGADALVTGEGEGRLYHEARESGISVFLAGHYATETFGVAALAELVADWDRDLETTVLSHPTGL, from the coding sequence GTGCAACGCCAGACACTCGCGGACCGACTGGACGAGGAGCTCGACACGGGGGCGTACGCGGACGTAGACGCCAGCGCGAACGGGCTCCAGATCGCGGAGACGACGGCCACGCGCGAGATCGACCACGTCGCGTTCGCGGTCGACGCCGTGACGGCGACGGCGGAGGCGGCCGCCGACGCGGGCGCGGACCTGCTCGTGACCCACCACGGCGTCGTGTGGGGCGGGCTGGACCGCGTCACCGACCGCACGTACGACCGCGTGGCCGCGTTCACCGACCGGGATCTCGACTTGTACGTCTCACACCTCCCGTTGGACGGTCACCCAGAACACGGCAACGCCGCCGGCGTGGCGGACTGTCTGGGGCTGGAGGATCGCGAGCCGTTCGGGAGCCTCGGGCCGGAGACGATCGGACAGTTGGGTGTCGCGGGAGAGTCGTACACCACGGGGGAACTCACGGCGGTGTTGGAGTCGGAGCTGGACCACGACGGCGAAGGGGTCCAGGTGTTGGACTTCGGTCCCGAGGAGATCGAGACGGTCGCGGTCGTCACGGGCGCGGGCGGCGACTGGCTGGACGAGGCGGTCGTGGCCGGCGCGGACGCGCTCGTCACCGGCGAAGGAGAGGGACGACTGTACCACGAGGCCCGCGAGTCGGGAATCTCCGTGTTCCTCGCCGGCCACTACGCGACGGAGACGTTCGGAGTCGCGGCGCTGGCAGAACTCGTCGCCGACTGGGACCGGGACCTGGAGACGACCGTGCTGTCGCACCCGACCGGGCTGTAG
- a CDS encoding anion permease, giving the protein MLTVLGAIGIAVAVFVGFNIGGSSTGVAFGPAVGGRLVRKATAAALFTVFALVGAWTVGRNVIDTMSSSIVPATQFSPLASVGVLFFTGLALLISNLYGVPASTSMTAVGAIVGLGLATGTLNEALMFTILSAWIVAPLIGFASGAVIGRYVYPHLDRKVAFTRLDRHLVQLDRSGAVPRPRINNNASLRDLAGSLAVVAIACYMGFSAGASNAANAVAPLVGARGPLTVDVGVLLAVAAFGVGGFTIARRTLDTVGDDITELPILAALIVSVVGGTIITVLSALGIPASLAVSTTCCIIGLGWGRASRAATLTDLATPSPEPKPEVAGSTGSLKAAEPDAAPTSPTVGELAERETPVTPDGGEPSVPDIGEPDDDTLAAESLFDPAAAKRIAVLWVVTPSLAVVGSYPLFLLVL; this is encoded by the coding sequence ATGCTGACAGTACTGGGGGCGATCGGAATCGCGGTCGCGGTGTTCGTGGGGTTCAACATCGGCGGCTCGTCGACGGGCGTCGCCTTCGGCCCGGCAGTCGGCGGGCGACTGGTCAGGAAGGCCACCGCGGCGGCGTTGTTCACCGTGTTCGCGCTCGTCGGGGCGTGGACGGTCGGCCGGAACGTGATCGACACGATGAGTAGTAGCATCGTCCCGGCGACGCAGTTCTCGCCGCTCGCCAGCGTCGGCGTCCTCTTCTTCACCGGCCTCGCGTTGTTGATCTCGAACCTCTACGGCGTCCCGGCGTCCACGTCGATGACGGCCGTCGGCGCCATCGTCGGCCTGGGGCTCGCCACGGGGACACTGAACGAGGCGCTGATGTTCACCATCCTCTCGGCGTGGATCGTCGCGCCGTTGATCGGATTCGCCTCCGGCGCCGTGATCGGTCGGTACGTCTACCCGCACCTCGACCGGAAGGTGGCGTTCACCCGCCTCGACAGGCACCTCGTCCAACTCGACCGCTCTGGGGCCGTCCCGCGCCCGCGGATCAACAACAACGCCTCCCTCCGCGATCTCGCCGGATCGCTCGCGGTCGTCGCCATCGCCTGTTACATGGGCTTCTCCGCGGGGGCGTCCAACGCCGCGAACGCCGTAGCCCCGCTCGTGGGTGCCCGCGGCCCCCTGACCGTCGACGTGGGCGTCCTGCTGGCCGTCGCCGCCTTCGGCGTCGGCGGGTTCACCATCGCGCGCCGGACGCTGGACACGGTCGGGGACGACATCACCGAACTACCGATCCTCGCCGCGCTGATCGTCTCCGTCGTCGGCGGGACGATCATCACCGTCCTGTCGGCGCTGGGCATCCCCGCCAGTCTCGCCGTCTCGACCACCTGTTGTATCATCGGGCTCGGGTGGGGCCGAGCGAGTCGTGCGGCGACGCTGACGGACCTGGCGACCCCCTCGCCCGAGCCGAAGCCGGAGGTCGCCGGGTCGACGGGGTCGCTGAAGGCCGCCGAGCCCGACGCCGCGCCGACGAGTCCGACCGTCGGCGAACTGGCAGAGAGAGAGACGCCGGTGACCCCCGACGGCGGGGAGCCGTCCGTGCCCGACATCGGAGAGCCGGACGACGACACGCTGGCCGCCGAGAGTCTGTTCGACCCCGCGGCCGCAAAGCGGATCGCCGTGCTGTGGGTCGTCACCCCCTCGTTGGCCGTCGTCGGCTCGTACCCGTTGTTCCTGTTGGTGTTGTGA